AATACTCGGCGCAGGTCTTCTTTATCTATCACGAGGCATGTACGTTTTTCTCGTCTACCAAACCGGAGCTGTTCCATCTGAATACTTCTCGGTTCAAAAGCGCCCTGGGTACAAAGCCTACCAGGAATCCACCAATCGATTCTTCCCCGGGCCCGTACGAAACACGTAAACAAAACTGTTCATAAAGGTTTCCAAAGGCAATTCTCAGATCCAAGTACCCAAGCATCGGATACATTCCAAACTCGCTCAGAAATTCAATACCGACCATACCCTGTGTTGCGTCTTGATTGATTTGTGGTGCGCCGCCAATCGGTAAGAGCGCGACGGAGTGCGGTTTGAGGAGGTTTCCCTTGGCTACCCAAAACACTGGAGTCAGGAAAAAGGAATCAACGCCTATGTCCGCGAGATATTACCCGGCCCAAGCCAAACATTAGCAGGAGACAGCGGCCCTCAGTGGCAGAGGTAAGCGTTTAATTTCATTAGGCTTTATCAAGGGAAACAAAAACCCATCGCCGATATTTCGCTCTAGGCACATCCCGACAATTCGTATATACGTGCCAGCACTATGAAGATCAGTAAGGAACAATTCTACGAAGTTCGCGGAAATGACTACGTTTTAAGTCACCCAGAGGCATCGATCCGCTACAAGCGAATTTTAAAGTGGTTGGACCTCCAGCCCGGAATGTCGATCTGTGAAATCGGCTGCATGTTTGCCATCATCCGCAATCTGGTTCAGCGAACAGATGTAAAATACATCGGCGTAGACATCAATGAGAAAGCCATCAAATCCATTCCTGGCTACTCTAAAGACGACTACATCATCCACAACGCAAACGACGGCCTTCCTTTTGAAGACGGCACCCAGGATTACATCGTTGCCTTAGAGGTGATGGAGCACCTAGAAAACCCAAGCCATTTTCTTGAAGAAGTTAAACGGGTTCTCAAGCCTGAAGG
This genomic interval from Deltaproteobacteria bacterium contains the following:
- a CDS encoding methyltransferase domain-containing protein — protein: MKISKEQFYEVRGNDYVLSHPEASIRYKRILKWLDLQPGMSICEIGCMFAIIRNLVQRTDVKYIGVDINEKAIKSIPGYSKDDYIIHNANDGLPFEDGTQDYIVALEVMEHLENPSHFLEEVKRVLKPEGRLVISVPNPYCLNEMMVNMRHGKDTEGHIGSYTHQNINALLNFSGLKLYDSQGTYFRVPLLHRFTPKHSLIEANNLFLTRSYMFLIGR